A single genomic interval of Labilibaculum sp. DW002 harbors:
- a CDS encoding glycoside hydrolase family 65 protein gives MNEYLKHDEWCIIEEGFNPENHQSSESIFSLGNGNMGQRAMFEEAYSGKTLQGTYIAGVYYPDKTRVGWWKNGYPEYFAKVLNAPNWIGIDVKINGEMLDLAKCKLSEFVRTLNMKEGVLKRSFIATMSNGNQVKVEGKRFLSIVTSEVGVIRYSVTALNFDGKISFNSYIDADVKNEDSNYDEKFWDVLNAKSITGEAYITARTKKLDFHVCMGMKYDLYKDDKKQTVVPSLIEEEKYVSNTVVVDICQGEEVVIYKYASVLSSLNHSKTEIMNDAEKVVSEAHQKGYDSLLNEHVAAWADKWANSDITIEGDVAAQQAIRFNIFQLNQTYTGEDERLNIGPKGFTGEKYGGSTYWDTEAYCVPFYLSTSRPEVTRNLLVYRHKQLQKAIENAEKLGFNSGAALYPMVTMNGEECHNEWEITFEEIHRNGAIAFAIYNYIRHTDDKAYLAEYGLDVLVGISRFWSQRVTYSTAKKKYVMLGVTGPNEYENNVNNNWYTNTIACWCMSYTQEAFKYVKESNPVRYEEIMKNLNFDFDQETSRWNDILENMHFPMDEETGVFMQQDGFMDKEQLTASDLDPQFRPINQFWSWDRILRSCFIKQADVLQGIYLFEENYDMETIKKNYNFYEPRTLHESSLSPCIHSILASKIGDIDSAYEMYLRTSRLDLDDYNREAHEGLHITSMAGTWMSIVEGFGGMRVVNGQLSLKPLIPEKWKSYSFKVRFRGNLVNVRVSEEGVGVINEEGEDISIFIVDDEYVIEKSSSLVIEHA, from the coding sequence ATGAACGAGTATTTAAAGCATGATGAGTGGTGCATTATAGAGGAAGGATTTAATCCTGAAAACCACCAGTCATCTGAAAGTATATTTAGTCTTGGTAATGGAAATATGGGCCAACGAGCTATGTTCGAGGAAGCATATTCTGGCAAGACTCTACAAGGAACTTACATTGCCGGTGTTTATTATCCAGATAAAACTCGTGTAGGTTGGTGGAAAAATGGTTACCCTGAGTATTTTGCTAAGGTATTAAATGCACCAAACTGGATTGGTATCGACGTTAAAATAAACGGAGAGATGCTTGATTTAGCAAAATGTAAGCTTAGCGAATTTGTTCGTACACTTAATATGAAAGAAGGTGTTTTGAAACGTTCTTTCATTGCAACTATGAGCAATGGTAATCAAGTAAAAGTAGAAGGTAAACGATTCTTAAGTATTGTGACTTCAGAAGTAGGAGTGATTCGTTACTCTGTTACGGCTTTAAATTTTGATGGTAAAATTAGTTTCAATTCTTATATCGATGCCGATGTTAAAAATGAAGATTCCAATTACGATGAAAAGTTTTGGGATGTCTTAAATGCCAAGTCGATAACAGGTGAAGCGTATATCACTGCTCGTACTAAAAAGTTAGATTTCCATGTTTGTATGGGGATGAAATATGACCTTTACAAAGATGATAAGAAACAAACAGTTGTTCCATCTTTAATCGAAGAGGAAAAATATGTATCCAATACTGTCGTAGTTGATATTTGCCAAGGCGAAGAAGTAGTAATTTATAAATACGCAAGTGTATTAAGCTCATTAAATCACAGCAAGACTGAGATTATGAATGATGCTGAAAAAGTTGTTAGCGAAGCGCATCAAAAAGGATATGACTCTTTATTGAATGAACATGTAGCAGCTTGGGCTGATAAATGGGCAAATAGTGATATCACAATTGAAGGTGATGTTGCTGCTCAGCAAGCGATACGATTTAATATTTTCCAGTTGAATCAAACCTATACAGGTGAGGATGAGCGATTGAATATCGGTCCTAAAGGGTTTACCGGTGAAAAATATGGTGGATCTACTTATTGGGATACAGAAGCCTACTGTGTGCCTTTCTACTTGAGTACATCTCGTCCTGAGGTAACTCGAAATCTTTTGGTTTATCGTCATAAACAATTGCAGAAAGCGATTGAAAATGCAGAGAAGCTAGGTTTTAACAGTGGAGCTGCACTTTACCCTATGGTTACCATGAATGGTGAAGAATGTCATAATGAGTGGGAAATTACCTTTGAAGAAATTCATCGTAATGGAGCGATTGCATTTGCCATTTACAATTATATCCGTCATACCGATGATAAGGCTTACTTAGCTGAATATGGTCTTGATGTTTTGGTTGGAATTTCACGTTTCTGGAGCCAAAGAGTAACTTACTCTACAGCGAAGAAGAAATATGTAATGCTTGGCGTTACCGGGCCTAATGAATATGAGAACAACGTAAACAACAACTGGTACACAAATACCATTGCTTGTTGGTGTATGTCATATACTCAAGAGGCTTTCAAATATGTGAAAGAAAGTAATCCTGTACGATACGAAGAAATCATGAAGAACTTGAACTTCGATTTCGATCAGGAAACAAGTCGCTGGAATGATATCCTTGAAAACATGCATTTCCCAATGGATGAGGAAACAGGTGTCTTCATGCAGCAAGATGGTTTTATGGATAAGGAGCAATTAACTGCTTCTGATTTAGATCCTCAGTTCCGTCCAATTAACCAGTTTTGGTCTTGGGATAGAATTCTTCGTTCATGTTTTATCAAACAAGCCGATGTTCTGCAAGGAATCTACCTGTTTGAGGAGAATTATGATATGGAAACCATTAAGAAGAATTATAACTTCTATGAGCCAAGAACACTTCATGAATCATCTTTGTCGCCATGTATCCATTCAATTTTAGCATCTAAGATTGGTGATATCGACAGTGCTTACGAAATGTATTTGAGAACGTCTCGTTTGGATCTTGATGATTACAATCGAGAAGCTCACGAAGGTTTGCATATTACAAGTATGGCTGGAACATGGATGTCTATTGTAGAAGGTTTTGGTGGTATGCGTGTGGTTAATGGACAATTAAGTCTTAAGCCACTTATTCCGGAAAAATGGAAATCATATTCCTTTAAAGTACGCTTTAGAGGAAACTTGGTAAATGTAAGAGTGTCTGAAGAAGGTGTTGGCGTTATTAATGAAGAAGGAGAAGATATCTCAATTTTTATTGTTGATGACGAATATGTAATCGAAAAATCAAGCAGTTTGGTGATCGAACACGCTTAA
- a CDS encoding TIM-barrel domain-containing protein yields MTNKIALFFSVFLFAVLASFSAFAQNSQRVYQSHKLSEEKLEVMTNEGNYEIKFYNDQIVETAFIPKGEMGIGKSHAVVLETCTGSSNLIENEKSIVYTSKGISVAISKLPFNISYSYKGNELISEKNGYVKTDSTENIDFTIEKDEVLFGGGARVLGMNRRGNRLQLYNRAHYGYGTRSELMNYTMPLVISSKKYAVHFDNAPIGYLDLDSENTNTLRYESISGRKVYQIVVGDTWEDFTYEFSNLTGRQPMLPRWSFGNFSSRFGYHSQKETVETIDQFLKDSIPVDAIILDLFWFGKEMKGEMGNLAFEQDSFPNPEKMIADLDAKGVKTILITEPFVLTTSKRWDEAVKEEVLGTDSIGNPYTYDFYFGNTGLIDVFKPKAISWFWNIYKGLANKGVAGWWGDLGEPEVHPTELKHVNGSADEVHNIYGHYWAKMVFEGYQKDFPNQRPFILMRAGAVGSQRYGMVPWTGDVSRSWDGLKPQTEISLQMGLQGIPYMHSDLGGFAGDNLDDELYTRWLQYGVFQPIFRPHAQEEVPSEPVFREPKTKALAKKSIELRYQLMPYNYSIAFDNNQTGMPLMRPLFFEEQDNKELLPISDTYLWGDAFLVSTITDAGLKEKEVYMPANSVWFDFVSEKKYEGGKSYTIQTREDQLPVFVRGGSFIPMMNGMLNTRAYSLNNLELHYYHNKSIVESKGHLYNDDGETPNAFEKGQYELLNFVSETSNSKLNLALTTEMGKAFKASEKVINWVIHNIRKEPKKVFLGKKKIEFTWSKKSNTIHFRAKVGADGNQFITIKLAK; encoded by the coding sequence ATGACGAATAAAATTGCCTTGTTTTTTTCTGTATTTCTGTTTGCAGTACTTGCTTCTTTTTCAGCATTTGCGCAAAACAGTCAGCGAGTATATCAATCTCATAAATTGAGTGAAGAAAAGTTGGAAGTAATGACCAATGAAGGAAATTACGAAATAAAATTCTACAATGATCAGATTGTAGAAACTGCCTTTATCCCGAAAGGGGAAATGGGAATAGGAAAATCGCATGCAGTTGTTTTGGAGACTTGCACAGGTAGTTCGAACTTGATTGAGAATGAGAAAAGCATCGTTTATACTTCGAAAGGTATTTCGGTTGCGATTTCAAAATTGCCTTTTAACATCAGCTATAGCTATAAAGGAAATGAATTAATTTCTGAAAAAAATGGATATGTAAAAACAGATTCTACCGAAAATATCGATTTTACAATTGAAAAAGATGAAGTGCTATTTGGTGGTGGTGCTCGTGTTTTGGGCATGAACAGAAGAGGAAATAGATTGCAATTATACAATAGAGCTCACTATGGCTACGGTACCAGATCTGAATTGATGAATTACACCATGCCATTGGTGATCTCTTCTAAAAAATACGCGGTTCATTTTGATAATGCACCGATTGGCTATCTGGATTTGGATAGCGAAAATACCAATACACTGCGATACGAAAGTATTAGTGGTCGAAAAGTTTATCAGATTGTTGTTGGAGATACTTGGGAAGATTTTACTTATGAATTTTCGAATTTAACTGGACGTCAGCCAATGTTGCCACGTTGGAGTTTTGGCAATTTTTCTAGTCGTTTTGGCTATCATTCGCAAAAAGAAACAGTCGAAACAATCGATCAGTTTCTGAAAGATTCCATTCCTGTTGATGCGATAATTCTGGACCTATTTTGGTTTGGAAAAGAGATGAAAGGTGAGATGGGGAATTTGGCTTTTGAACAAGATTCATTTCCAAACCCAGAGAAAATGATTGCCGATTTGGACGCTAAAGGAGTAAAGACAATCCTGATTACTGAGCCTTTTGTTCTAACCACATCAAAACGATGGGATGAGGCTGTAAAAGAAGAAGTTTTAGGAACCGATTCAATTGGAAATCCTTATACCTACGATTTTTATTTTGGGAATACAGGTTTGATTGATGTGTTTAAGCCAAAAGCTATTAGTTGGTTTTGGAATATTTACAAAGGATTAGCCAACAAAGGCGTTGCTGGTTGGTGGGGCGATTTAGGAGAGCCAGAGGTTCATCCAACAGAGTTGAAGCATGTGAATGGTTCGGCCGATGAGGTGCATAATATTTACGGTCATTATTGGGCAAAAATGGTTTTCGAAGGATATCAAAAAGATTTCCCTAATCAGCGTCCGTTTATTTTAATGAGAGCAGGAGCGGTAGGCTCGCAGCGTTATGGAATGGTTCCATGGACAGGTGATGTAAGTCGCTCGTGGGATGGATTGAAGCCACAAACGGAGATTTCCTTGCAAATGGGCTTACAAGGAATTCCTTACATGCATTCGGATTTGGGCGGTTTTGCAGGAGATAATTTAGATGATGAATTGTATACTCGTTGGTTGCAGTATGGTGTTTTTCAACCAATATTTCGACCACATGCACAAGAAGAAGTGCCATCGGAACCTGTGTTTCGCGAACCGAAAACCAAAGCATTAGCAAAGAAATCTATCGAATTGAGATATCAGTTAATGCCTTACAATTATTCGATTGCATTCGACAATAACCAGACGGGAATGCCTTTAATGCGTCCTCTGTTTTTCGAAGAGCAAGACAACAAAGAATTACTGCCTATTTCGGATACATACCTTTGGGGAGATGCTTTTTTAGTGTCGACCATTACGGATGCAGGATTGAAAGAAAAAGAAGTGTATATGCCTGCTAATTCGGTATGGTTCGATTTTGTGTCGGAGAAGAAATATGAAGGCGGCAAAAGCTATACGATTCAAACAAGAGAAGATCAGCTTCCTGTATTTGTACGTGGAGGTTCTTTTATTCCAATGATGAATGGAATGCTAAATACAAGAGCTTATTCACTTAATAATTTGGAACTGCATTACTATCACAACAAATCAATTGTTGAAAGTAAAGGTCATTTGTATAATGATGATGGAGAAACGCCTAATGCTTTTGAAAAAGGACAGTATGAATTGCTAAATTTTGTGTCAGAGACATCTAATTCGAAATTGAATTTAGCGCTTACTACAGAAATGGGTAAGGCTTTCAAAGCAAGTGAAAAAGTGATTAATTGGGTAATTCATAACATTCGTAAGGAGCCTAAAAAAGTATTTTTAGGAAAGAAAAAGATAGAATTTACTTGGAGTAAAAAATCAAATACAATCCACTTTAGAGCTAAAGTAGGAGCAGACGGAAATCAATTTATCACCATAAAACTAGCCAAATAA
- a CDS encoding glycoside hydrolase family 13 protein translates to MRAYLISFLFISFFSLNCFSKDLKIEKVEPMFWWVDMKNPSLQLLIHGDNISEYDVSVNYAGVRIDDIIKTDMPNYLFVNLMIKQGTKAGHFDINFSLDGKTKASYQYELKERRENSAKRIGFNESDVMYLLMPDRFANGNPNNDSVEKLTDKFDRENPDGRHGGDIQGMINHLDYLKELGVTAIWSTPLMEDNQPTVSYHTYAITDYYHIDARYGNNDDYARLSAEAKKRGIKIVMDVVTNHCGSAHWWMNDLPTKDWVHTFPEYTNSNHRKSTTNDPYVSKTDYDKNFNGWFDTSMPDLNQKNDFLVTYFAQNTIWWIEYADLGGIRIDTYPYNDKHGMAVICKSIMDEYPNMNIVGESWLETPAEIAYWQKGSLNHDGFNSELPSVMDFSLFFAMPKAFNEKEGWSEGLIRLYNSLALDYLYADPYNLLIFAENHDTDHIMSTFEGDIDKYKQLMTFLATTRGIPQLYVGTEILLEGKKSDGDGVMRIDFPGGWEGDERNAFTAEGRTEKENEAFDFLKNLLNWRKENPVIHTGKLMHYIPEHNTYVYFRSNEDKTVMVVINKNEKEQDLKLNRFEESMKQFSSGTDVLSGKTYDFSNGSISLAPNTSVILELK, encoded by the coding sequence ATGAGAGCTTATTTGATTTCTTTTCTTTTTATTTCATTCTTTAGTTTAAACTGTTTTTCTAAAGATCTAAAAATTGAAAAGGTAGAACCAATGTTTTGGTGGGTGGATATGAAGAATCCGAGCTTACAGCTTTTGATTCATGGAGATAATATTTCAGAGTACGATGTAAGTGTTAATTACGCTGGTGTTAGGATAGATGACATTATAAAAACAGATATGCCCAATTATTTGTTTGTTAATCTAATGATCAAGCAAGGAACTAAGGCAGGGCATTTTGATATCAATTTTTCTTTGGATGGTAAAACGAAGGCGAGTTATCAATATGAATTAAAAGAAAGAAGAGAAAATTCGGCTAAACGTATTGGATTTAACGAATCAGATGTGATGTATTTGTTAATGCCGGATCGTTTCGCAAATGGTAATCCCAACAATGATTCAGTTGAAAAGTTAACAGATAAATTTGATCGTGAAAACCCGGATGGGCGTCACGGAGGAGATATTCAAGGGATGATTAATCACCTTGATTATTTAAAAGAATTGGGTGTTACTGCAATTTGGAGTACACCATTAATGGAAGACAACCAACCTACGGTGTCTTACCACACTTATGCTATTACAGATTATTACCATATCGATGCGCGTTATGGAAACAACGATGATTATGCCCGTTTATCGGCAGAAGCTAAAAAGCGTGGAATTAAAATTGTAATGGACGTTGTTACCAACCATTGTGGATCAGCCCACTGGTGGATGAATGATTTACCTACAAAAGACTGGGTACATACTTTCCCTGAGTATACCAACTCAAATCATCGTAAGAGTACAACCAATGATCCTTATGTTTCGAAAACAGATTACGATAAGAATTTTAATGGTTGGTTTGATACGAGTATGCCAGACTTGAACCAAAAGAATGATTTTCTAGTAACTTATTTTGCTCAAAATACGATCTGGTGGATTGAATATGCTGATTTAGGTGGGATTAGAATTGATACTTATCCATATAACGATAAGCATGGAATGGCTGTTATTTGTAAATCAATAATGGATGAGTACCCTAATATGAATATTGTTGGTGAATCTTGGTTAGAAACGCCGGCTGAAATTGCATACTGGCAAAAGGGCTCTCTTAATCATGATGGCTTTAACTCTGAATTGCCATCGGTGATGGATTTCTCACTGTTCTTTGCTATGCCAAAAGCTTTTAACGAAAAGGAAGGTTGGAGCGAAGGTTTAATTCGTCTTTACAATTCTTTGGCGCTTGATTATCTATATGCTGATCCATATAATCTTTTGATTTTCGCTGAAAACCACGATACAGACCATATCATGTCCACTTTTGAAGGTGATATTGATAAGTACAAGCAGTTAATGACTTTTCTTGCAACAACACGTGGTATTCCACAGCTGTATGTTGGAACGGAAATTCTTTTGGAAGGAAAAAAGAGCGATGGAGATGGCGTGATGAGAATTGATTTCCCAGGAGGATGGGAAGGTGACGAACGAAATGCATTTACAGCAGAAGGCAGAACCGAAAAAGAGAATGAAGCTTTTGATTTTCTAAAGAATTTATTGAATTGGAGAAAAGAAAATCCGGTAATCCACACAGGAAAACTGATGCATTATATTCCTGAGCATAACACTTACGTCTATTTCCGAAGTAATGAGGATAAAACGGTAATGGTAGTGATTAATAAGAATGAAAAGGAACAAGATTTAAAGCTTAATAGGTTCGAAGAAAGTATGAAGCAATTTTCATCAGGAACAGATGTTCTTAGCGGGAAAACTTATGATTTCTCGAACGGAAGTATTTCTTTGGCTCCTAACACATCAGTAATTTTAGAATTAAAATAA